A window from Sphingobacterium hotanense encodes these proteins:
- a CDS encoding helix-turn-helix domain-containing protein translates to MSLNNNYQNSNEELIALKAVVEDTQINNMEELLDLAKSGDPGFLSLFQYIFPGLRDALSEINPSFGQEEFKLCAYIKLGFNTKEIAHFNHLSIRTVQTKKSRLRKTFNIPSQKNLYVWVSEISENIPFPVHSTVED, encoded by the coding sequence ATGTCATTAAATAACAATTATCAAAACAGCAATGAAGAGCTTATTGCGTTAAAAGCTGTCGTCGAAGATACCCAAATCAACAATATGGAAGAACTGCTCGACTTAGCAAAATCAGGCGATCCCGGATTCCTTTCCTTATTCCAATATATTTTCCCTGGACTTCGCGACGCTCTTTCTGAAATAAACCCCAGTTTCGGGCAAGAAGAATTTAAATTATGTGCCTACATAAAATTAGGTTTCAATACGAAAGAAATTGCTCATTTCAACCATCTCTCAATTCGAACTGTACAGACGAAAAAAAGTCGCTTGAGGAAAACGTTCAATATCCCTTCGCAAAAAAACCTCTATGTCTGGGTATCCGAAATTAGCGAAAACATACCTTTTCCCGTTCACTCTACTGTCGAGGATTAA
- a CDS encoding ATP-binding cassette domain-containing protein: MEEVMKEFYADSIAFEYIYNQRLINGAVIIMHPGIIYGLLGRNGCGKSTLMKILFGTLKPSEAFVRLNGKRVKTAYLTKDVCYLPQDSFLPTWFTVEKAIDMMIGDKQSIQQVKDNAVIRLLLGERVANISGGELRYLEILLLLNQKATFLMLDEPFSGLSPLLKENVQELILNFRNSKSILISDHDYHNVLEISDQIILMDNGACRKLAKKEELEMFYVPEGTFEP, from the coding sequence ATGGAAGAGGTGATGAAGGAGTTTTACGCCGACTCGATTGCATTCGAGTATATCTACAATCAGAGATTAATAAATGGGGCAGTTATCATTATGCATCCCGGAATTATTTACGGATTGTTGGGTCGCAATGGTTGTGGTAAATCGACCTTGATGAAAATCTTATTCGGTACGCTCAAGCCTTCGGAGGCCTTTGTTAGACTAAATGGCAAGCGCGTAAAAACAGCCTACTTAACAAAAGATGTTTGTTATCTACCACAAGATTCGTTCTTGCCCACATGGTTTACGGTAGAAAAAGCGATCGATATGATGATTGGTGACAAGCAATCTATTCAACAAGTAAAAGATAACGCGGTCATTCGCCTATTGTTAGGTGAACGGGTTGCCAATATCTCAGGCGGTGAGTTGCGATATTTGGAGATATTATTGCTGCTTAATCAAAAAGCTACTTTCCTCATGTTGGACGAGCCCTTCTCGGGGCTTTCGCCGTTGCTAAAGGAAAATGTTCAGGAATTGATTCTCAATTTTCGCAATTCGAAGAGCATTTTAATTTCCGATCATGATTATCACAATGTTTTGGAGATTAGCGATCAAATCATTCTCATGGACAATGGCGCTTGTAGAAAGTTGGCGAAAAAAGAAGAGTTGGAAATGTTTTATGTTCCGGAAGGGACATTTGAACCATAA
- a CDS encoding RagB/SusD family nutrient uptake outer membrane protein encodes MKKKSIFIIALASISLFSCKDFLDVKPTNSIDSGETITTVADAKVMTNGLLRSLVTTSYYGRNFMIYGDAKGGDATIVSQGRGLDALYVFNHSVTNNNYSGFWADGYNAILQANNIIQSIDDIVANGSTLDFNTYKGQALTLRALVHFDLVRLYGKTYTDDPASFGVPIVTEKLKHDARLLRNSVTDVYKQILEDLKDAEALLPKTKTNGYVNYYANKAIQARVYLTMGDFTNAFAAAEEVINSKVYSLYSNSEWVSSWAAQFGKESIFEIAIAKDQGDLGSGSLGFYYLKSKQNNALGNFTASDYYVNRLGEDADDVRWGVITEDELERKAAVYKYVGGISQPFKGDGKDVFTAVNIKVIRLSEIYLIAAEAALKKAGPDAAKAATYLNEIRKRSPNLVAATAATVTEDMILNEKSKELYGEGQRYWDMIRNNKTITFNDEHVGVSLQHRQKTINRSFYKTILPIPQVEIDANPELEKQQNSGY; translated from the coding sequence ATGAAAAAGAAATCAATATTCATCATAGCACTTGCAAGTATATCATTATTCTCATGCAAGGATTTCCTCGATGTAAAACCGACAAACTCCATTGATTCCGGAGAAACGATCACAACGGTAGCTGATGCCAAGGTGATGACAAACGGCTTATTACGCAGCTTGGTCACAACAAGTTATTATGGCCGCAACTTTATGATATATGGCGACGCAAAGGGGGGGGATGCAACGATCGTTTCACAGGGTCGTGGACTAGATGCTCTTTATGTATTCAACCATAGCGTCACGAACAATAACTACAGCGGCTTTTGGGCTGACGGATACAACGCTATATTACAAGCAAACAATATTATACAAAGTATCGATGACATCGTTGCCAATGGCTCTACATTGGATTTCAATACCTATAAGGGGCAAGCATTAACCTTGCGTGCATTAGTTCACTTCGATCTGGTTCGCCTCTACGGCAAAACCTATACAGATGATCCAGCTTCCTTTGGTGTGCCAATTGTAACCGAGAAACTGAAGCACGACGCTAGATTACTAAGAAATTCCGTAACAGACGTTTACAAGCAAATCTTAGAGGATTTAAAAGATGCTGAAGCCTTATTGCCGAAAACAAAAACAAATGGTTATGTGAATTACTACGCCAATAAAGCCATTCAGGCACGCGTGTATTTGACTATGGGCGACTTTACGAATGCATTTGCTGCTGCGGAAGAAGTAATAAACTCGAAAGTTTACTCTCTATACAGTAATTCCGAATGGGTAAGTTCTTGGGCAGCGCAGTTCGGTAAGGAGTCTATTTTCGAAATTGCTATCGCTAAAGATCAAGGCGACTTAGGTTCGGGTTCATTAGGTTTCTATTATCTGAAAAGTAAACAAAATAATGCCCTTGGAAACTTCACAGCATCGGATTATTATGTAAACCGTTTAGGCGAAGACGCTGATGATGTGCGTTGGGGCGTAATAACCGAGGATGAGTTAGAAAGGAAAGCTGCAGTTTATAAGTATGTTGGTGGCATCAGTCAACCTTTTAAAGGCGACGGTAAAGACGTATTTACTGCAGTAAACATCAAAGTTATTCGCTTGTCAGAGATTTACTTAATTGCGGCAGAGGCAGCGTTGAAAAAAGCGGGCCCCGATGCTGCCAAAGCGGCAACATACTTGAATGAGATCCGCAAGCGATCACCGAATTTAGTAGCAGCGACCGCAGCGACAGTTACTGAAGACATGATCCTGAACGAGAAAAGTAAAGAGCTTTACGGTGAAGGACAACGCTATTGGGACATGATACGTAACAATAAGACAATCACCTTCAATGATGAGCACGTGGGTGTCTCTCTTCAACATAGACAGAAGACCATCAACCGCAGCTTCTACAAAACAATCCTTCCAATTCCACAGGTTGAAATCGATGCCAACCCGGAACTTGAAAAACAACAAAACTCGGGATATTAA
- a CDS encoding S66 peptidase family protein, with protein sequence MDKRSFLKSLGLGMAAIPFAGSSDALAMAAQVRPLLKGKVLKAGDTIGIITPASALGDEDAITLTKEVLTYFGFKVKEGKYIRERYGNLAGTDAQRLEDLHTMFADKSVAGILCIRGGAGASRLLSKIDYQLIANNPKVLLGYSDITALIMAFQAKVGLVTFHGPVGTSNWSNFVAKTFNDQFIDNKLVTFSNPDKKGDNIVQYKDRITTINPGVVEGKLLGGNLTLISGLCGSPYLPDFKDSILFLEEINETPEKVDRMFCQLMNAGILSQIKGFVFGKCTGCSPSAGYGSLNLDQILRDFIKPLNIPAYTGAVIGHIDDQFLLPVGVKVRLDATKGTIEILEKALI encoded by the coding sequence ATGGATAAACGTTCATTCTTAAAATCTTTAGGGTTGGGGATGGCTGCCATCCCATTTGCGGGCAGTTCGGATGCCTTAGCCATGGCAGCGCAGGTAAGACCTTTATTGAAAGGAAAAGTGTTGAAAGCGGGAGATACCATTGGTATCATTACTCCTGCTAGTGCATTAGGTGACGAGGATGCTATCACTTTGACGAAAGAAGTGCTAACTTATTTCGGTTTCAAAGTGAAAGAAGGAAAATATATACGCGAGCGTTATGGGAATTTGGCAGGTACTGACGCACAGCGTCTGGAAGATCTGCATACCATGTTTGCGGATAAATCTGTTGCGGGAATTCTTTGTATTCGCGGAGGCGCCGGAGCGTCCCGATTACTTTCGAAAATAGATTATCAACTTATCGCAAATAATCCAAAGGTGTTACTGGGCTACAGCGATATCACGGCTTTGATCATGGCGTTCCAAGCGAAAGTAGGTTTAGTTACTTTCCATGGGCCTGTTGGTACATCGAACTGGAGCAATTTCGTAGCGAAGACGTTTAATGATCAGTTTATTGATAATAAACTCGTGACTTTTTCGAACCCTGATAAAAAAGGCGATAACATCGTACAATATAAGGATCGTATAACGACGATTAATCCAGGCGTGGTTGAAGGTAAACTACTTGGTGGTAACTTAACACTGATTTCCGGCCTTTGCGGTTCTCCATATCTTCCAGATTTTAAAGACAGCATTTTGTTCCTGGAAGAGATTAATGAGACCCCCGAGAAGGTGGATCGTATGTTCTGCCAATTAATGAATGCAGGTATACTTTCACAGATCAAAGGCTTCGTTTTCGGTAAATGCACAGGTTGCTCACCGTCGGCAGGATACGGCTCCTTAAATCTCGACCAAATCCTTCGCGATTTTATCAAACCCCTAAACATCCCGGCTTATACTGGGGCAGTTATTGGCCATATTGATGATCAGTTTCTGTTGCCGGTGGGCGTGAAAGTTCGCTTAGATGCGACAAAGGGAACAATAGAAATCCTAGAAAAAGCGTTGATTTAA
- a CDS encoding M14 family zinc carboxypeptidase: MKLFLVSLGLLAATTCSNPFSSSKQTLKMGMQVDSSQWNSMHASYKESALFHRRFKHKDVDSLIQVHRNSGLFNISQIGKSVEGRAIYEIAYGKGDKKVMLWSQMHGDEPTATMALFDIFNFLEGKGDGFDSIRNLLQENLSIRFIPMLNPDGAERFLRRNAQSIDLNRDARANQTVEGALLKSRAKEFNPRYGFNLHDQNIYYNVPDTKNPVTISLLAPAYNTERDVNEVREGAMQIIVGMNKILQQYVPDAVAKYDDTYTPRGFGDNFQSWGASTVLIESGGLKGDPEKQQIRKLNFIIILNALMEIAQGTYENYDAKGYEEIPFNASQMHDIVIRGLSFGNDSIPLKSDIAIRRGETTVAGDYFVRGRVEDIGDLPESYGYDEVEADGLRFIAGKIAPQAIPDLSILTPEVAYDLLKKGYMGVQVAKLLPAEEGMLHSLPIQVFSKTAFAATPFIDLGGTTNFYIGDSTGNLKYAILNGYLIDLSKSVKDIGLLKNRIQ; this comes from the coding sequence ATGAAGTTATTCTTAGTTTCCTTAGGTCTATTGGCCGCGACAACTTGTAGTAATCCATTTAGCAGTTCAAAACAAACTTTAAAAATGGGAATGCAGGTGGATAGTAGCCAATGGAATTCCATGCATGCATCATACAAAGAGTCTGCTCTGTTTCACAGGCGGTTTAAACACAAAGATGTCGACTCACTTATCCAAGTGCATCGCAACAGCGGGTTGTTTAATATTTCGCAAATTGGAAAATCTGTCGAGGGGAGAGCAATTTATGAGATTGCCTATGGCAAAGGAGACAAGAAGGTTATGCTATGGTCTCAAATGCACGGCGATGAGCCTACTGCAACCATGGCGCTGTTTGATATATTCAACTTTCTGGAAGGCAAGGGGGATGGCTTTGATAGCATTCGGAACCTGCTTCAAGAAAATCTAAGTATTCGATTTATACCTATGCTAAACCCGGACGGCGCAGAGCGCTTCTTACGTCGAAATGCCCAAAGCATAGACTTGAATAGAGATGCGCGCGCGAATCAAACGGTAGAGGGAGCATTGCTAAAATCACGGGCAAAGGAGTTTAATCCTCGTTATGGATTCAATCTTCATGATCAGAATATTTATTACAATGTGCCGGATACCAAGAATCCAGTAACGATATCTTTGCTGGCGCCGGCTTATAATACGGAGCGAGATGTCAACGAAGTGCGGGAAGGAGCGATGCAGATTATTGTAGGGATGAATAAAATTTTACAGCAATATGTTCCTGATGCTGTTGCTAAATACGACGATACATATACGCCTCGGGGCTTTGGAGATAATTTCCAATCTTGGGGAGCGAGCACCGTTTTAATTGAATCGGGTGGACTGAAAGGTGATCCGGAAAAACAGCAGATTCGGAAACTCAATTTTATAATTATCCTTAATGCTTTGATGGAGATTGCGCAAGGCACTTATGAGAACTATGATGCAAAGGGTTATGAGGAGATTCCATTCAATGCGAGCCAGATGCATGATATCGTTATCCGTGGACTTTCCTTCGGTAATGACTCCATTCCGCTAAAGAGCGATATTGCAATCCGCAGAGGAGAGACAACAGTAGCTGGTGATTATTTTGTCCGCGGTCGCGTTGAAGATATTGGCGATTTGCCGGAATCTTATGGTTACGATGAAGTGGAAGCTGATGGTTTAAGATTTATTGCAGGAAAAATAGCACCGCAAGCTATCCCGGATTTATCAATACTAACGCCAGAAGTTGCCTATGATCTACTGAAAAAGGGGTATATGGGCGTGCAGGTGGCTAAGCTTTTGCCTGCTGAAGAAGGGATGCTACATAGTCTACCGATTCAGGTTTTTAGCAAAACCGCTTTTGCAGCAACGCCTTTTATTGACTTAGGTGGAACGACTAATTTCTATATTGGGGATTCTACAGGAAACTTGAAATATGCGATCTTAAATGGTTATTTGATTGATTTGTCAAAGTCGGTGAAAGATATAGGATTGCTGAAGAATAGAATACAATAA
- a CDS encoding dihydroorotase, producing the protein MSTILIKNAQVVNEGEVKAQDLWIKNGRIEKIAGTIDISADKEINAEGLHLFPGLIDDQVHFREPGLTHKANIYTESRAAVAGGTTSFMEMPNTVPNTLTQKLLQDKYDIAQDSSLANYSFFMGAANDNLDEVLKTNPRDVCGIKIFMGSSTGNMLVDNEQSLEAIFSQAPTLIATHCEDEATIQANLAAYKEKYGDNVTIEMHPLIRSAEACYLSSSKAVELAKKNNTRLHILHISTARETGLFDNSIPLEQKRITAEACIHHLWFSDADYKTKGNFIKWNPAVKTADDRDAILKAVLDGHIDVIATDHAPHTIEEKSQGYLQAPSGGPLVQHALQALIDLVKQGKMTLEQLVQKSAHNTATLFQIEQRGYIREDYWADLVLVDLNKPYTVNKSNILSKCGWSPFEDYTFSSTIEHTLVSGNIAYSNGAIVEVGSGHRLLFNR; encoded by the coding sequence ATGTCTACAATACTTATCAAAAATGCGCAGGTCGTAAATGAAGGGGAGGTCAAGGCGCAAGATCTATGGATTAAAAATGGTCGTATAGAAAAAATCGCTGGGACGATTGATATTTCTGCTGATAAAGAGATAAATGCGGAGGGGCTTCATCTTTTTCCAGGATTGATTGACGATCAGGTTCATTTTCGCGAGCCAGGACTAACGCATAAGGCGAATATCTATACTGAGAGTCGCGCTGCTGTTGCCGGCGGGACGACCTCTTTTATGGAGATGCCCAACACCGTTCCTAATACATTAACGCAGAAATTATTGCAAGATAAGTATGATATCGCACAGGATAGCTCTTTAGCCAACTACTCATTTTTTATGGGGGCGGCAAACGATAATCTGGATGAGGTATTGAAAACTAATCCACGCGATGTTTGTGGCATTAAGATATTTATGGGTTCTTCGACGGGAAATATGCTTGTCGATAATGAACAATCGCTGGAGGCAATTTTCAGTCAGGCACCAACATTGATTGCAACGCACTGCGAAGATGAGGCTACGATTCAAGCAAATTTAGCGGCCTATAAGGAAAAGTATGGCGACAACGTAACGATAGAGATGCACCCACTGATTCGTTCGGCAGAGGCTTGTTATCTTTCTTCTTCCAAAGCGGTGGAATTGGCTAAGAAAAATAATACGCGATTACATATTCTTCATATTTCAACGGCCAGAGAAACCGGTTTATTCGATAATTCCATTCCCTTAGAGCAGAAGCGCATCACGGCAGAAGCGTGCATACACCATCTTTGGTTTTCGGATGCCGACTATAAAACGAAAGGGAATTTTATTAAATGGAATCCTGCCGTAAAGACAGCTGATGACCGCGACGCCATCTTAAAAGCGGTATTGGATGGGCATATCGATGTGATCGCAACGGATCACGCGCCTCATACCATTGAAGAGAAGTCACAAGGTTATTTACAGGCGCCATCAGGTGGGCCATTGGTACAGCATGCTTTACAAGCATTGATCGACCTAGTAAAGCAAGGCAAGATGACCTTGGAACAATTAGTTCAAAAGTCGGCGCATAATACAGCGACTTTATTCCAAATTGAGCAACGCGGCTATATACGCGAAGATTATTGGGCCGATTTAGTTTTGGTTGACTTGAATAAACCTTATACGGTAAATAAATCGAATATACTTTCTAAATGTGGCTGGTCGCCATTTGAGGATTATACATTCTCTTCTACGATCGAACATACTTTGGTTTCAGGAAATATTGCCTATAGCAATGGTGCTATCGTCGAAGTTGGTTCTGGACATCGTTTACTTTTTAATAGATAA